In the Paramormyrops kingsleyae isolate MSU_618 chromosome 6, PKINGS_0.4, whole genome shotgun sequence genome, one interval contains:
- the LOC111844675 gene encoding uncharacterized protein isoform X1: protein MDNLTEDLGFITEEQLDFTFGSPVSDSSEQASQEVEEEVFVGAVKHVERCVAKSLDFNAREGVGRASPGPPHWTPLSTEKFEEVCREANRLARQLEKLSLKENLEQSPLVTALIRAQEPRRSPRRETYVVKDSPVRLLLPDVSLEGISLLSLNGEEGSASPSSPVNDISDTTAKRKITPKVCKTTPAVRSVTHVASEVKPTGKTAPATKKNTPTAHASKGTPKRGSPATSPKKEVKSRAKASDGQAVLVTSLHRQCMKPGQGIGRGQRSNGSSAALYPGSGSQDGAAAAIRPSLTHRTLGAKQNLKAVCNSSYPVASTSQVSSMGGPAASANIKTKPLARSFSGTQATHAGPAHVTKPSQGPKHQTTSTAYPRPVLGWSVPKGRSLASDTGVSRLPVYHGVPVAQLRSSQSVSRVDGTGHKKGAEKVSQ from the exons atggataatCTTACAGAAG ATCTTGGTTTTATAACCGAAGAGCAGCTCGATTTCACCTTCGGGTCTCCGGTTTCGGACAG TAGTGAGCAGGCAAGCcaggaggtggaggaagaggtTTTCGTGGGGGCTGTGAAACACGTGGAGCGCTGCGTGGCCAAGAGCCTTGACTTCAATGCCCGGGAAGGTGTTGGCAGGGCCTCACCTGGACCGCCTCACTGGACCCCATTAAGCACGGAAAAGTTCGAAGAGGTCTGCCGGGAAGCTAACCGCCTCGCTCGGCAGCTAGAGAAATTGTCGTTAAAGGAAAACCTGGAGCAGTCACCCTTAGTCACAGCCCTCATAAGGGCGCAGGAACCACGCCGGAGCCCTCGGCGGGAAACCTATGTGGTGAAGGACAGCCCTGTTCGGCTGCTTCTGCCAGATGTCAGCTTGGAGGGCATCTCGTTACTCTCCCTGAATGGAGAGGAGGGCTCGGCATCTCCTAGCTCTCCCGTCAACGACATTTCGGATACTACCGCTAAACGTAAAATCACACCCAAAGTGTGCAAGACCACACCAGCTGTGCGCAGTGTTACACATGTGGCAAGTGAGGTAAAACCGACTGGCAAGACAGCACCTGCCACAAAGAAGAACACGCCCACGGCACATGCAAGCAAGGGCACACCCAAAAGAGgctccccagccacttccccTAAAAAGGAGGTGAAAAGCAGGGCGAAAGCCAGCGACGGCCAGGCTGTGCTTGTTACTTCCCTCCACAGACAGTGCATGAAGCCTGGGCAGGGGATAGGAAGAGGCCAACGCAGTAATGGCTCCTCTGCTGCTCTGTATCCTGGGAGTGGCTCACAAGATGGGGCTGCTGCAGCAATCAGGCCCTCCCTGACCCACAGGACTCTTGGGGCCAAACAAAATCTCAAGGCTGTCTGCAATTCTTCCTACCCTGTGGCCTCCACCTCGCAAGTCTCCAGCATG GGAGGACCTGCTGCAAGTGCAAATATAAAGACGAAACCACTAGCCAGGAGCTTCTCAGGTACACAGGCTACACATGCAG GCCCTGCCCATGTGACCAAGCCCAGCCAAGGTCCCAAGCACCAGACAACCTCCACAGCCTACCCCAGACCAGTGCTGGGCTGGTCTGTACCCAAGGGTAGGTCACTGGCCTCAGATACAG GGGTGTCTCGCCTCCCAGTGTACCACGGTGTCCCAGTAGCTCAACTCCGCTCCAGCCAGAG TGTCTCCCGAGTTGATGGCACAGGACACAAGAAAGGGGCAGAGAAAGTCTCCCAGTGA
- the LOC111844675 gene encoding uncharacterized protein isoform X3 produces MDNLTEDLGFITEEQLDFTFGSPVSDSSEQASQEVEEEVFVGAVKHVERCVAKSLDFNAREGVGRASPGPPHWTPLSTEKFEEVCREANRLARQLEKLSLKENLEQSPLVTALIRAQEPRRSPRRETYVVKDSPVRLLLPDVSLEGISLLSLNGEEGSASPSSPVNDISDTTAKRKITPKVCKTTPAVRSVTHVASEVKPTGKTAPATKKNTPTAHASKGTPKRGSPATSPKKEVKSRAKASDGQAVLVTSLHRQCMKPGQGIGRGQRSNGSSAALYPGSGSQDGAAAAIRPSLTHRTLGAKQNLKAVCNSSYPVASTSQVSSMGGPAASANIKTKPLARSFSGTQATHAGPAHVTKPSQGPKHQTTSTAYPRPVLGWSVPKGVSRLPVYHGVPVAQLRSSQSVSRVDGTGHKKGAEKVSQ; encoded by the exons atggataatCTTACAGAAG ATCTTGGTTTTATAACCGAAGAGCAGCTCGATTTCACCTTCGGGTCTCCGGTTTCGGACAG TAGTGAGCAGGCAAGCcaggaggtggaggaagaggtTTTCGTGGGGGCTGTGAAACACGTGGAGCGCTGCGTGGCCAAGAGCCTTGACTTCAATGCCCGGGAAGGTGTTGGCAGGGCCTCACCTGGACCGCCTCACTGGACCCCATTAAGCACGGAAAAGTTCGAAGAGGTCTGCCGGGAAGCTAACCGCCTCGCTCGGCAGCTAGAGAAATTGTCGTTAAAGGAAAACCTGGAGCAGTCACCCTTAGTCACAGCCCTCATAAGGGCGCAGGAACCACGCCGGAGCCCTCGGCGGGAAACCTATGTGGTGAAGGACAGCCCTGTTCGGCTGCTTCTGCCAGATGTCAGCTTGGAGGGCATCTCGTTACTCTCCCTGAATGGAGAGGAGGGCTCGGCATCTCCTAGCTCTCCCGTCAACGACATTTCGGATACTACCGCTAAACGTAAAATCACACCCAAAGTGTGCAAGACCACACCAGCTGTGCGCAGTGTTACACATGTGGCAAGTGAGGTAAAACCGACTGGCAAGACAGCACCTGCCACAAAGAAGAACACGCCCACGGCACATGCAAGCAAGGGCACACCCAAAAGAGgctccccagccacttccccTAAAAAGGAGGTGAAAAGCAGGGCGAAAGCCAGCGACGGCCAGGCTGTGCTTGTTACTTCCCTCCACAGACAGTGCATGAAGCCTGGGCAGGGGATAGGAAGAGGCCAACGCAGTAATGGCTCCTCTGCTGCTCTGTATCCTGGGAGTGGCTCACAAGATGGGGCTGCTGCAGCAATCAGGCCCTCCCTGACCCACAGGACTCTTGGGGCCAAACAAAATCTCAAGGCTGTCTGCAATTCTTCCTACCCTGTGGCCTCCACCTCGCAAGTCTCCAGCATG GGAGGACCTGCTGCAAGTGCAAATATAAAGACGAAACCACTAGCCAGGAGCTTCTCAGGTACACAGGCTACACATGCAG GCCCTGCCCATGTGACCAAGCCCAGCCAAGGTCCCAAGCACCAGACAACCTCCACAGCCTACCCCAGACCAGTGCTGGGCTGGTCTGTACCCAAGG GGGTGTCTCGCCTCCCAGTGTACCACGGTGTCCCAGTAGCTCAACTCCGCTCCAGCCAGAG TGTCTCCCGAGTTGATGGCACAGGACACAAGAAAGGGGCAGAGAAAGTCTCCCAGTGA
- the LOC111844675 gene encoding uncharacterized protein isoform X2: MDNLTEDLGFITEEQLDFTFGSPVSDSEQASQEVEEEVFVGAVKHVERCVAKSLDFNAREGVGRASPGPPHWTPLSTEKFEEVCREANRLARQLEKLSLKENLEQSPLVTALIRAQEPRRSPRRETYVVKDSPVRLLLPDVSLEGISLLSLNGEEGSASPSSPVNDISDTTAKRKITPKVCKTTPAVRSVTHVASEVKPTGKTAPATKKNTPTAHASKGTPKRGSPATSPKKEVKSRAKASDGQAVLVTSLHRQCMKPGQGIGRGQRSNGSSAALYPGSGSQDGAAAAIRPSLTHRTLGAKQNLKAVCNSSYPVASTSQVSSMGGPAASANIKTKPLARSFSGTQATHAGPAHVTKPSQGPKHQTTSTAYPRPVLGWSVPKGRSLASDTGVSRLPVYHGVPVAQLRSSQSVSRVDGTGHKKGAEKVSQ; this comes from the exons atggataatCTTACAGAAG ATCTTGGTTTTATAACCGAAGAGCAGCTCGATTTCACCTTCGGGTCTCCGGTTTCGGACAG TGAGCAGGCAAGCcaggaggtggaggaagaggtTTTCGTGGGGGCTGTGAAACACGTGGAGCGCTGCGTGGCCAAGAGCCTTGACTTCAATGCCCGGGAAGGTGTTGGCAGGGCCTCACCTGGACCGCCTCACTGGACCCCATTAAGCACGGAAAAGTTCGAAGAGGTCTGCCGGGAAGCTAACCGCCTCGCTCGGCAGCTAGAGAAATTGTCGTTAAAGGAAAACCTGGAGCAGTCACCCTTAGTCACAGCCCTCATAAGGGCGCAGGAACCACGCCGGAGCCCTCGGCGGGAAACCTATGTGGTGAAGGACAGCCCTGTTCGGCTGCTTCTGCCAGATGTCAGCTTGGAGGGCATCTCGTTACTCTCCCTGAATGGAGAGGAGGGCTCGGCATCTCCTAGCTCTCCCGTCAACGACATTTCGGATACTACCGCTAAACGTAAAATCACACCCAAAGTGTGCAAGACCACACCAGCTGTGCGCAGTGTTACACATGTGGCAAGTGAGGTAAAACCGACTGGCAAGACAGCACCTGCCACAAAGAAGAACACGCCCACGGCACATGCAAGCAAGGGCACACCCAAAAGAGgctccccagccacttccccTAAAAAGGAGGTGAAAAGCAGGGCGAAAGCCAGCGACGGCCAGGCTGTGCTTGTTACTTCCCTCCACAGACAGTGCATGAAGCCTGGGCAGGGGATAGGAAGAGGCCAACGCAGTAATGGCTCCTCTGCTGCTCTGTATCCTGGGAGTGGCTCACAAGATGGGGCTGCTGCAGCAATCAGGCCCTCCCTGACCCACAGGACTCTTGGGGCCAAACAAAATCTCAAGGCTGTCTGCAATTCTTCCTACCCTGTGGCCTCCACCTCGCAAGTCTCCAGCATG GGAGGACCTGCTGCAAGTGCAAATATAAAGACGAAACCACTAGCCAGGAGCTTCTCAGGTACACAGGCTACACATGCAG GCCCTGCCCATGTGACCAAGCCCAGCCAAGGTCCCAAGCACCAGACAACCTCCACAGCCTACCCCAGACCAGTGCTGGGCTGGTCTGTACCCAAGGGTAGGTCACTGGCCTCAGATACAG GGGTGTCTCGCCTCCCAGTGTACCACGGTGTCCCAGTAGCTCAACTCCGCTCCAGCCAGAG TGTCTCCCGAGTTGATGGCACAGGACACAAGAAAGGGGCAGAGAAAGTCTCCCAGTGA
- the LOC111844675 gene encoding uncharacterized protein isoform X4, with translation MDNLTEDLGFITEEQLDFTFGSPVSDSSEQASQEVEEEVFVGAVKHVERCVAKSLDFNAREGVGRASPGPPHWTPLSTEKFEEVCREANRLARQLEKLSLKENLEQSPLVTALIRAQEPRRSPRRETYVVKDSPVRLLLPDVSLEGISLLSLNGEEGSASPSSPVNDISDTTAKRKITPKVCKTTPAVRSVTHVASEVKPTGKTAPATKKNTPTAHASKGTPKRGSPATSPKKEVKSRAKASDGQAVLVTSLHRQCMKPGQGIGRGQRSNGSSAALYPGSGSQDGAAAAIRPSLTHRTLGAKQNLKAVCNSSYPVASTSQVSSMGGPAASANIKTKPLARSFSGTQATHAVRSRK, from the exons atggataatCTTACAGAAG ATCTTGGTTTTATAACCGAAGAGCAGCTCGATTTCACCTTCGGGTCTCCGGTTTCGGACAG TAGTGAGCAGGCAAGCcaggaggtggaggaagaggtTTTCGTGGGGGCTGTGAAACACGTGGAGCGCTGCGTGGCCAAGAGCCTTGACTTCAATGCCCGGGAAGGTGTTGGCAGGGCCTCACCTGGACCGCCTCACTGGACCCCATTAAGCACGGAAAAGTTCGAAGAGGTCTGCCGGGAAGCTAACCGCCTCGCTCGGCAGCTAGAGAAATTGTCGTTAAAGGAAAACCTGGAGCAGTCACCCTTAGTCACAGCCCTCATAAGGGCGCAGGAACCACGCCGGAGCCCTCGGCGGGAAACCTATGTGGTGAAGGACAGCCCTGTTCGGCTGCTTCTGCCAGATGTCAGCTTGGAGGGCATCTCGTTACTCTCCCTGAATGGAGAGGAGGGCTCGGCATCTCCTAGCTCTCCCGTCAACGACATTTCGGATACTACCGCTAAACGTAAAATCACACCCAAAGTGTGCAAGACCACACCAGCTGTGCGCAGTGTTACACATGTGGCAAGTGAGGTAAAACCGACTGGCAAGACAGCACCTGCCACAAAGAAGAACACGCCCACGGCACATGCAAGCAAGGGCACACCCAAAAGAGgctccccagccacttccccTAAAAAGGAGGTGAAAAGCAGGGCGAAAGCCAGCGACGGCCAGGCTGTGCTTGTTACTTCCCTCCACAGACAGTGCATGAAGCCTGGGCAGGGGATAGGAAGAGGCCAACGCAGTAATGGCTCCTCTGCTGCTCTGTATCCTGGGAGTGGCTCACAAGATGGGGCTGCTGCAGCAATCAGGCCCTCCCTGACCCACAGGACTCTTGGGGCCAAACAAAATCTCAAGGCTGTCTGCAATTCTTCCTACCCTGTGGCCTCCACCTCGCAAGTCTCCAGCATG GGAGGACCTGCTGCAAGTGCAAATATAAAGACGAAACCACTAGCCAGGAGCTTCTCAGGTACACAGGCTACACATGCAG taaGAAGCAGGAAGTAG
- the ppil1 gene encoding peptidyl-prolyl cis-trans isomerase-like 1 codes for MSGIPPDSWQPSTVSLETSMGTIVVELYWKHAPITCKNFAELARRGYYNGTKFHRIIKDFMVQGGDPTGTGRGGASIYGKQFEDELHPELKFTGAGILAMANAGPDTNGSQFFLSLAPTQWLDGKHTIFGRVYQGIGVVNRIGMVETNSQDRPVDDIKILKTSLPN; via the exons ATGTCTGGTATTCCACCGGATTCGTGGCAACCGTCAACAGTATCACTGGAGACGTC AATGGGCACCATCGTTGTGGAACTGTACTGGAAGCATGCTCCGATAACTTGTAAGAACTTTGCCGAGCTTGCCAGGCGTGGGTACTACAACGGTACCAAGTTCCACCGAATCATTAAAGACTTCATGGTACAGGGAGGTGACCCGACCGGAACTG gaCGTGGTGGTGCCTCCATATATGGAAAGCAGTTTGAAGATGAACTGCATCCCGAGCTGAAATTTACAG GGGCTGGCATCCTGGCCATGGCCAACGCAGGTCCCGACACCAACGGGAGCCAGTTCTTTCTCTCCCTGGCACCCACACAGTGGCTGGATGGCAAACACACCATCTTCGGCCGAGTGTACCAGGGGATCGGGGTCGTCAACCGTATTGGCATGGTGGAGACAAACTCTCAGGACCGACCTGTAGACGACATCAAAATCCTCAAAACCAGCCTGCCAAATTGA
- the LOC111844724 gene encoding ras-related protein Rab-7b-like — protein sequence MRQIDLKIIILGALGVGKTSILHRYIHNIFYEDYRCTLGANIQQKGISVNGQAVRLQVWDTGAQERFRSMVSLFYRGLDGCILTFDLTDQDTFRELDSWRQSILEQSQAADADLPFIVLGNKADVKDRQVSRAEAEAWCNERNLTYFEVSAKESINVEKAFTAVASYALCWHKEKFVSNLTDSIKLKEDNKGQKTCCA from the exons ATGAGGCAAATTGACCTGAAGATCATTATATTGGGAGCACTTGG GGTGGGAAAAACCTCCATCTTGCACCGGTACATACACAACATCTTCTATGAGGACTATCGTTGCACTCTGGGAGCCAATATCCAACAGAAGGGCATCAGTGTGAATGGCCAGGCTGTTAGGTTACAG GTCTGGGACACTGGAGCACAGGAAAGGTTCCGCTCGATGGTCTCACTTTTCTACAGGGGGCTGGATGGCTGCatcctgacctttgacctcacagaccaggacaccttcagagagCTGGACAGCTGGAGGCAGAGCATTCTGGAACAGAGCCAGGCAGCGGACGCTGACTTACCATTTATTGTTCTGGGCAACAAAGCAGATGTTAAGGACAGACAG GTGAGTCGGGCGGAGGCTGAGGCCTGGTGTAATGAGAGGAACCTGACCTATTTCGAGGTGAGCGCCAAGGAGAGCATCAATGTGGAGAAGGCCTTCACTGCAGTAGCCAGCTATGCCCTCTGCTGG CACAAAGAGAAGTTTGTGAGCAACCTGACAGACTCCATCAAACTGAAGGAGGACAATAAAGGGCAGAAGACCTGCTGTGCGTAG
- the LOC111844731 gene encoding CMRF35-like molecule 7, with protein MITWWPAVLIAATIGYLVDGDQEIRVPQGANITLLCRYSPLQRQRVKGWYRQSPSGLVPLGRTNGWVALSHMGRLEVSDEWQKGKVQVSMVEVGATDTGEYCCASTMLFGVDIIRRFTLHVSQGEKLDHMGGPGETQTPNSLIHILERSRTGQEDPASLFGVWSWARWLLFWLMSSGAVLSSIIISLKKSRLCDHHQSAAGHSDVEEKIL; from the exons ATGATCACGTGGTGGCCAGCCGTGCTAATCGCAGCCACCATAG GCTACTTGGTCGATGGGGATCAGGAGATCCGAGTCCCTCAGGGAGCAAACATCACTCTGCTCTGCCGCTACAGCCCTCTGCAGCGGCAGCGTGTCAAAGGTTGGTACCGACAGAGTCCCAGCGGACTGGTGCCACTGGGCCGGACAAATGGCTGGGTGGCCCTTAGCCACATGGGCCGGCTGGAGGTGAGCGATGAGTGGCAGAAGGGCAAGGTGCAGGTGAGCATGGTGGAGGTGGGGGCCACGGACACGGGGGAGTACTGCTGCGCGTCTACCATGCTGTTTGGCGTAGACATCATCCGGCGGTTCACACTGCATGTGTCTCAGG GTGAGAAGCTGGATCATATGGGTGGACCAGGTGAAACACAAACACCAAACAG CCTGATCCACATACTGGAGCGCAGCCGGACTGGCCAGGAGGATCCAGCATCTCTCTTTGGTGTGTGGAGCTGGGCAAGGTGGCTGCTCTTCTGGCTGATGTCCTCAGGGGCTGTTCTGAGCAGCATCATCATATCACTGAAGAAAA GTAGGCTATGCGATCATCATCAGTCTGCAGCGGGACATAGTGATGTTGAAGAAAAGATACTTTGA